The following coding sequences are from one Leptolyngbya sp. NIES-3755 window:
- a CDS encoding hypothetical protein (similar to AA sequence:cyanobase_aa:Aazo_1391), protein MPRKFLKASAFCVLTLSLILGNAHLAESESPTVLPIREQMPYSQARQELIDRGWQPNLEGDEPNLNSSVVKTLFDLGYEEIKDCAGTGEELCRFEFVNQHNQLLVVIGGSTGRGAGEQFVRRWWIERNSGSPYPQRSRADSLVVEKRELRSCVCSNPP, encoded by the coding sequence ATGCCACGGAAATTTCTCAAAGCTTCTGCATTCTGCGTTCTTACTCTCTCTTTGATTCTCGGTAACGCACATTTAGCCGAATCTGAATCGCCTACAGTTCTCCCGATTCGAGAACAAATGCCGTATTCACAAGCTCGACAAGAATTAATCGATCGAGGTTGGCAACCGAATTTAGAAGGCGATGAACCGAATTTGAATAGTTCTGTCGTGAAAACCTTATTCGATTTGGGCTACGAGGAAATCAAGGATTGTGCAGGAACCGGAGAAGAACTTTGCCGATTCGAGTTTGTGAATCAGCACAATCAATTACTCGTTGTGATTGGCGGCAGTACGGGAAGAGGGGCAGGAGAGCAATTTGTTCGACGCTGGTGGATTGAACGTAATAGCGGCAGTCCCTACCCTCAGCGAAGCAGGGCTGATTCATTGGTGGTAGAAAAGCGAGAATTAAGGAGTTGCGTTTGCTCTAACCCACCATGA
- a CDS encoding transposase (similar to AA sequence:cyanobase_aa:MAE03690) yields the protein MSLIDHLKQIRDYRTQPQYPLWVILVLILMGTMSGCLGYRALEDFVERHQAALLAVMKLPHKRLPSYSTIRRTMVRVDFVALTNAFNAWAQETISVPEQTAIAVDGKSIKASVEEYDSAYQDFVAVVSAFCTQLGVVIGLQARHNGSESEITTVQTLLEVLQVQGVCFSMDALHTQKNR from the coding sequence ATGAGCTTGATTGATCACCTCAAACAAATCCGAGATTATCGCACTCAACCTCAGTATCCGTTATGGGTGATTTTGGTCTTGATTTTAATGGGCACGATGAGTGGCTGTTTGGGCTACCGCGCATTAGAAGATTTTGTGGAGCGACATCAAGCCGCGCTTCTTGCCGTCATGAAGCTTCCACACAAGCGCTTACCCTCATACTCGACGATTCGGCGAACAATGGTGCGGGTCGATTTTGTTGCCTTAACGAATGCCTTTAACGCTTGGGCACAAGAGACAATTTCCGTTCCAGAGCAAACTGCGATTGCGGTAGATGGCAAGAGTATCAAAGCCAGTGTCGAGGAGTATGATAGTGCCTACCAAGATTTTGTCGCAGTTGTCTCTGCATTTTGTACTCAGCTCGGAGTCGTGATTGGACTTCAAGCGAGACACAATGGCAGTGAAAGCGAGATTACAACCGTGCAAACCCTGTTGGAGGTCTTGCAAGTTCAAGGGGTGTGTTTCAGTATGGATGCCTTGCACAC